In Desulfarculaceae bacterium, the following are encoded in one genomic region:
- a CDS encoding ABC transporter substrate-binding protein, whose product MKRMLIIGASLLLALALAVPAVAADPVKIGVLVPLTGIVANGGKEMANGIDMAAKDKKTLLGRPIKLIVEDTRVKPAVAVSKAEKLVYQDKSVALIGVFSSGVGLALAKNIDKLNVPFVSTHVMTTKFYGLNPLVFRSGQLANDQTAVGNVEGILATPDLKNRKYYVLVHDYSWGHDAAKRFIALAKAKGVQVVNPDFDKAPIKTKNWSTYISKIKASGANGIYIALITDVIPRFMKQATEFGLMKTCRLVSGAAPGAVDLENAGLAGVGIFGASDYAWDLENFPGYQAKAKDWNTRYYKMYKAIPCDAAAHSYVGAMNLFKAIEKAGSTDPQKIAAAIRGISYDGPYGKVYICPGDNCMRNDAVLTETVKAPKNPYGATIYMKVLKVFPAKELGPPCKQ is encoded by the coding sequence GACCGGCATCGTGGCCAACGGCGGCAAGGAGATGGCCAACGGCATCGACATGGCGGCCAAGGACAAGAAGACCTTGTTGGGCCGTCCCATCAAGCTCATCGTGGAGGACACCCGGGTCAAACCGGCCGTGGCGGTATCCAAGGCCGAAAAGCTGGTCTACCAGGACAAGTCCGTGGCCCTGATCGGCGTGTTCAGCTCCGGCGTGGGCCTGGCCCTGGCCAAGAACATCGACAAGCTCAACGTGCCCTTTGTCTCCACCCACGTGATGACCACCAAGTTCTACGGCCTCAACCCCCTGGTGTTCCGCTCCGGGCAGCTGGCCAACGACCAGACCGCGGTGGGCAACGTGGAGGGCATCCTGGCCACCCCGGACCTCAAGAATCGCAAGTACTACGTGCTGGTGCATGATTATTCCTGGGGCCACGACGCGGCCAAGCGCTTTATCGCCCTGGCCAAGGCCAAGGGCGTGCAGGTGGTTAACCCGGACTTCGACAAGGCCCCCATCAAGACCAAGAACTGGTCCACCTACATCTCCAAGATCAAGGCCAGTGGCGCCAACGGCATCTACATCGCCCTGATCACCGACGTCATCCCCCGGTTCATGAAGCAGGCCACCGAGTTCGGCCTGATGAAGACCTGCCGCCTGGTTTCCGGCGCCGCTCCCGGCGCGGTGGACCTGGAGAACGCGGGCCTGGCCGGCGTGGGCATCTTCGGCGCCAGCGACTACGCCTGGGACCTGGAGAACTTCCCCGGCTACCAAGCCAAGGCCAAGGACTGGAACACCCGCTACTACAAGATGTACAAGGCCATCCCCTGCGACGCGGCCGCGCACAGCTATGTCGGGGCCATGAACCTGTTCAAGGCCATCGAGAAGGCCGGCAGCACCGATCCGCAGAAGATCGCCGCCGCCATCCGGGGCATCAGCTACGACGGCCCCTACGGCAAGGTCTACATCTGCCCCGGCGACAACTGCATGCGCAACGACGCCGTGCTGACCGAGACCGTCAAGGCCCCCAAGAATCCCTACGGGGCCACCATCTACATGAAGGTCTTGAAGGTCTTCCCGGCCAAGGAACTGGGCCCGCCCTGCAAGCAGTAG
- a CDS encoding branched-chain amino acid ABC transporter permease has product MFAITVDIILNSLVLGGIFVIMGVGLNIIYGLNRVMNLAHGALYALGAYFGYTVVSAGGNYFLAFIAAPILVGVLGLIIERVLITPMRKRSMIYTLILTYGLMFVIDGLIKFFWGVETRFIHLPEFMQGSVSLGSASYPVFRLVILIGIAAVVAALMLLLGRTRLGINMRAASEIPEMVSACGVNVRGVQISGFVLGCMMAGTAGVLAGPLFTVFPIMGHDMLISSFVVVVIGGLGSLRGAVIAALMIGFVQTLAEFFITEMAMVIVYMLMALILVIKPLGILGEGKFE; this is encoded by the coding sequence ATGTTCGCAATCACGGTAGACATCATCCTCAACAGCCTGGTCCTGGGCGGCATCTTCGTCATCATGGGCGTCGGGCTAAACATCATCTACGGCCTGAACCGGGTGATGAACCTGGCCCACGGCGCGCTCTACGCCCTGGGGGCCTATTTCGGCTACACCGTGGTGTCCGCGGGAGGCAACTACTTCCTGGCTTTCATCGCCGCCCCCATCCTGGTGGGCGTGCTGGGCCTGATCATCGAGCGGGTGCTTATCACCCCCATGCGCAAGCGCTCCATGATCTACACCCTGATCCTCACCTACGGCCTGATGTTCGTCATCGACGGCCTGATCAAATTTTTCTGGGGGGTGGAGACCCGCTTCATCCACCTGCCCGAGTTCATGCAGGGGTCGGTGAGCCTGGGTTCGGCCTCCTATCCGGTGTTCAGACTAGTGATCCTCATCGGCATCGCGGCGGTGGTGGCCGCCCTGATGCTTTTGCTGGGGCGCACCAGGCTGGGCATCAACATGCGCGCCGCCTCCGAGATCCCCGAGATGGTCTCCGCCTGCGGCGTGAACGTGCGCGGGGTGCAGATCTCGGGCTTCGTGCTGGGCTGCATGATGGCCGGCACCGCCGGGGTCCTGGCCGGCCCGCTGTTCACCGTCTTCCCCATCATGGGCCACGACATGCTCATCAGCTCTTTCGTGGTGGTGGTCATCGGCGGTCTGGGCAGCCTGCGGGGGGCGGTGATCGCCGCCCTCATGATCGGGTTCGTGCAAACCCTGGCCGAGTTCTTCATCACCGAGATGGCCATGGTCATCGTGTACATGCTCATGGCGCTCATTCTGGTCATCAAACCGCTGGGAATCTTGGGAGAGGGTAAGTTTGAGTAA